In Pseudonocardia sp. HH130629-09, a genomic segment contains:
- a CDS encoding aspartyl/asparaginyl beta-hydroxylase domain-containing protein — protein sequence MPAEAARLLGGFAVDGVMDGLVMDQLGVVPQGSRNPRLGAVLDAIPAPVHDVRILTVSPGSSGVECRETARGPRSGIARMHMPIATDPGAVLDLDGIPHSWQPGELWFGDFGRLHRFRNRGTRHLVHLVIDALVVPELTGLFPPEWRPYFDGGDVLVNRRGALGGVGCSRPGDHGAEAPLGRLECQPVIGRPGSEVEGSKADGPGRALPAGPVSLSWSELSHRCADAS from the coding sequence ATGCCGGCCGAGGCCGCGCGTTTGCTGGGTGGGTTCGCCGTCGACGGTGTCATGGACGGGCTTGTCATGGACCAGCTCGGCGTCGTGCCGCAAGGCTCACGGAACCCCCGTCTGGGAGCCGTGCTGGACGCGATTCCCGCGCCGGTGCACGACGTGCGGATCCTGACCGTGTCGCCGGGGAGCTCCGGGGTCGAGTGCCGGGAGACAGCGCGCGGCCCGCGTTCCGGGATCGCCCGGATGCACATGCCGATCGCGACCGATCCGGGCGCGGTGCTCGACCTCGATGGCATCCCACACTCGTGGCAGCCGGGCGAGCTCTGGTTCGGGGACTTCGGCCGCCTGCACCGGTTCCGCAACCGGGGCACGCGTCACCTGGTCCACCTGGTGATCGACGCGCTCGTCGTACCGGAGCTGACCGGCCTGTTCCCCCCGGAATGGCGGCCGTACTTCGACGGCGGGGACGTGCTGGTCAACCGGCGTGGCGCGCTCGGCGGCGTCGGCTGCAGTCGTCCTGGCGATCATGGCGCCGAGGCTCCACTCGGCCGCCTCGAATGCCAGCCCGTCATCGGCCGACCAGGCTCCGAGGTCGAGGGCAGCAAGGCTGACGGCCCCGGTCGGGCCCTTCCGGCGGGTCCGGTGTCGTTGTCATGGTCAGAGCTCTCCCATCGCTGTGCCGACGCCAGCTGA
- a CDS encoding type II toxin-antitoxin system VapC family toxin, translated as MSAGVAAGRSGPAVLDASAVLAWLRTEPGAEVVDEYLDTAVLSAVNLAEVHQKLGQHGVDADRAVTRLRTLGIRIEPLDAADAIIAAKLWPATRTAGLSLGDRCCLALAARLSGPAITADIAWTGLDLGVTVVPIR; from the coding sequence ATGAGCGCGGGCGTTGCTGCTGGTCGCTCCGGCCCCGCTGTCCTGGACGCCTCCGCGGTTCTGGCCTGGCTCCGCACCGAGCCCGGTGCCGAGGTCGTCGACGAGTATCTCGACACCGCAGTGCTGTCCGCGGTCAACCTCGCCGAGGTTCATCAGAAGCTCGGCCAGCACGGCGTCGACGCCGACCGTGCAGTGACTCGGCTGCGCACCCTGGGGATCCGGATCGAGCCGCTCGACGCGGCCGACGCGATCATCGCGGCCAAGCTATGGCCGGCCACCCGCACGGCCGGACTGTCCCTGGGTGACCGCTGCTGCCTGGCCCTGGCCGCCCGCCTGTCGGGCCCCGCGATCACCGCTGACATCGCGTGGACCGGACTGGATCTGGGCGTGACCGTCGTACCCATCCGGTAG
- a CDS encoding acyl-CoA reductase — MSALRLPAVVGGEVVEGPWVTADGRAGTGFATTDPYAVLPDLARRDARLSADLDALDLDDVVEHLVAFGRRLDPDDNPLLRDVVRHSAGLADVPPELVRSNLRLLPALFTREALTEVVDAVGREHLTGWPETRCADGRVGAVHAFGVRAVHVIAGNSPLIAAMTVARTGLTRGEAVVKTPSNDPLTMVALARTMIELDPDHPLARAVSVAYWKGGDAGVEARLYDPAVADRIVAWGGTGSVRHALGYLGPGLELVTFDPKNSATVLGPESFDPAVVDDVAHRLALDVGAFNQVGCVNARVVYAACGTGPDGVAAAEDLGRRVHAALQTLPPQVSTAAARPDPQLRARLRALRTGGGFHTVIGDGDGTGAVIVSHLDEPVEFADTLTGRVANIVPVDSPADAVRFLDAGTQTVGVHPPSLRRALRAVLPRAGVQRTVDLGAAVSVHPALPQDGFEPVRRLVRWAVDEHLPDGTDPLDLVFPPHRTDRPTDRQEAPA; from the coding sequence GTGAGCGCGCTGCGGCTCCCGGCCGTGGTGGGCGGCGAGGTCGTCGAGGGGCCCTGGGTGACCGCCGACGGCCGCGCCGGTACCGGATTCGCCACCACCGACCCGTACGCGGTGCTGCCCGACCTGGCCCGCCGCGACGCCCGCCTGTCCGCCGACCTCGACGCGCTGGACCTCGACGACGTCGTCGAGCACCTCGTCGCGTTCGGACGGCGGCTGGACCCGGACGACAACCCGCTGCTGCGCGACGTCGTCCGGCACTCCGCGGGGCTCGCCGACGTGCCGCCCGAGCTGGTGCGGTCCAACCTGCGGCTGCTACCCGCGCTGTTCACCCGCGAGGCCCTCACCGAGGTCGTCGACGCCGTCGGGCGCGAGCACCTCACCGGCTGGCCGGAGACCCGCTGCGCCGACGGCCGGGTCGGGGCCGTGCACGCCTTCGGCGTCCGGGCCGTCCACGTGATCGCCGGCAACAGCCCGCTGATCGCCGCGATGACCGTCGCCCGCACCGGGCTGACCCGCGGCGAGGCCGTGGTCAAGACCCCGTCGAACGACCCGCTGACCATGGTCGCGCTGGCCCGCACGATGATCGAGCTCGACCCGGACCACCCGCTGGCCCGCGCGGTGTCGGTCGCCTACTGGAAGGGCGGCGACGCCGGGGTGGAGGCCCGGCTGTACGACCCGGCCGTCGCCGACCGGATCGTCGCCTGGGGCGGCACCGGCTCGGTGCGCCACGCGCTGGGCTACCTCGGGCCGGGGCTGGAGCTGGTCACCTTCGACCCGAAGAACAGCGCGACCGTGCTAGGGCCGGAGTCGTTCGACCCGGCCGTCGTCGACGACGTCGCGCACCGCCTCGCCCTCGACGTCGGCGCGTTCAACCAGGTCGGCTGCGTCAACGCCCGGGTCGTCTACGCCGCCTGCGGCACCGGCCCCGACGGCGTCGCCGCCGCCGAGGACCTCGGCCGCCGCGTGCACGCCGCCCTGCAGACCCTGCCCCCGCAGGTCTCCACCGCCGCCGCGCGGCCCGACCCGCAGCTGCGCGCCCGGCTGCGGGCGCTGCGCACCGGCGGCGGCTTCCACACCGTGATCGGCGACGGCGACGGGACCGGCGCGGTGATCGTCTCCCACCTCGACGAACCGGTGGAGTTCGCCGACACCCTCACCGGCCGCGTCGCGAACATCGTCCCGGTCGACTCCCCCGCCGACGCCGTCCGGTTCCTCGACGCCGGTACCCAGACCGTCGGCGTCCACCCGCCGTCGCTGCGCCGCGCGCTGCGCGCGGTGCTGCCCCGCGCCGGGGTGCAGCGCACCGTCGACCTCGGCGCCGCCGTCAGCGTCCACCCGGCCCTGCCCCAGGACGGGTTCGAACCCGTCCGCCGGCTCGTCCGCTGGGCCGTCGACGAGCACCTCCCCGACGGCACCGACCCCCTCGACCTGGTCTTCCCGCCGCACCGCACCGACCGCCCCACCGACCGGCAGGAGGCCCCGGCATGA
- a CDS encoding MFS transporter produces the protein MSARRAGPGWTLALGTTGLVFDGYDLVVYGALVPVLLRSGELGPLDPAGAGAVAAWSLTGVLVGALAAGAAADRWGRRPVLLAGYAWFSIGMAVTATTSTVASFGTWRLVTGIGIGIVVAVTGALVAETAPPGRRQLHTTLAYCGIPLGSVAGTLATLVLLEHLGWRGLFAIGALPLVTLLPLAVARLPESPVWRAARDGGSPPGADAADGDGTPAGGTGFTGLFGGGAAAAAVLLGLVSATGLLLIFALGTWLPALLGRAGFDDRAALLSLLLLNGGAIAGALGAAPLAERYGPRRVVAAGFAVGALALAVVGLQPDAPVLLPLVAVVGLGTTGTQILVIGLAAATFPARVRSAGIAWCTGVGRVGTIAGPAAVGLLVAAGLGTATLFGVLAAAAVAGAALALAIRPAGAGAPSLPGPRARERPARCDAQPGCSTW, from the coding sequence GTGAGCGCGCGGCGCGCCGGGCCCGGGTGGACGCTCGCGCTCGGCACCACCGGTCTGGTGTTCGACGGCTACGACCTCGTCGTCTACGGCGCGCTCGTGCCGGTGCTCCTACGCTCCGGTGAGCTGGGCCCGCTCGACCCGGCCGGCGCGGGTGCCGTCGCCGCGTGGTCGCTGACCGGGGTGCTCGTCGGGGCGCTCGCCGCCGGCGCGGCGGCCGACCGCTGGGGACGGCGCCCGGTGCTGCTCGCCGGGTACGCCTGGTTCTCCATCGGGATGGCGGTGACGGCGACGACATCGACGGTGGCCTCGTTCGGGACCTGGCGGCTCGTCACCGGGATCGGGATCGGCATCGTCGTCGCCGTCACCGGGGCGCTGGTCGCGGAGACCGCGCCACCCGGGCGCCGCCAGCTGCACACGACGCTGGCCTACTGCGGCATCCCGCTGGGCAGCGTCGCCGGCACCCTCGCGACGCTCGTGCTGCTGGAGCACCTCGGCTGGCGCGGCCTGTTCGCGATCGGGGCGCTGCCGCTGGTCACTCTGCTGCCGCTGGCCGTGGCCCGGCTGCCCGAGTCCCCGGTGTGGCGGGCGGCCCGCGACGGAGGGTCCCCACCCGGTGCCGACGCCGCGGACGGGGACGGCACCCCGGCCGGGGGGACGGGGTTCACCGGGCTGTTCGGCGGGGGCGCCGCCGCGGCGGCCGTGCTGCTCGGCCTGGTCAGCGCGACCGGCCTGCTGCTGATCTTCGCGCTGGGGACGTGGCTGCCCGCGCTGCTGGGCCGGGCCGGGTTCGACGACCGGGCCGCGCTGCTGTCGCTGCTGCTGCTCAACGGCGGCGCGATCGCGGGTGCGCTCGGCGCCGCGCCGCTGGCGGAACGGTACGGCCCGCGCCGCGTCGTCGCGGCCGGCTTCGCGGTGGGGGCACTCGCGCTGGCCGTCGTGGGGCTGCAGCCCGACGCCCCGGTGCTGCTGCCCCTGGTCGCGGTGGTCGGGCTCGGGACCACCGGCACCCAGATCCTGGTGATCGGGCTGGCGGCGGCGACGTTCCCGGCCCGGGTGCGCAGCGCGGGCATCGCCTGGTGCACCGGCGTCGGGCGCGTCGGTACCATCGCCGGGCCGGCCGCCGTCGGGCTGCTCGTGGCCGCCGGTCTCGGGACCGCGACGCTGTTCGGGGTACTCGCCGCGGCGGCCGTCGCCGGGGCCGCCCTCGCCCTCGCCATCCGCCCCGCCGGTGCGGGGGCCCCGAGCCTGCCCGGACCGAGGGCCCGGGAGCGTCCCGCTAGGTGTGATGCCCAGCCAGGTTGTTCAACCTGGTGA
- a CDS encoding cytochrome P450, producing MSAGSTATGTTGTDDDGVVARLTDRFDHHDPAFTPDVARAVHDRLRAAGGPVRTAAHGGMWVLARYPHVLDALRDHETFSSAHGVFFPRATDQPRFAPLEYDPPEHTAFRALMRPALAASAVRAVAPRIAGLAADTVRPLVARGGADLVAELTTTLPLAVLAETIGFSARARADILQLTRTTWATMARGGGFWPAFAALLDGEIARARRDDDGSYLAALVRERVDGHPLPDEDLRVMLVAFAIAGHETTMNTAGHLLLRLARDHDLHARLAADPALRGAAVDETLRLDTPVDHGSRVTTRAVDVAGVELPAGARVVLAVGAANRDPDRFIEPDRFRLDRGAAAHLSLGQGIHYCLGAQLGRRQLVAVLDEIVAAPPMTLTGPVDRFYANGRHLNLGALPVRFGAA from the coding sequence ATGAGCGCGGGGAGCACCGCGACCGGCACGACCGGCACCGACGACGACGGCGTCGTCGCCCGCCTCACCGACCGGTTCGACCACCACGACCCCGCGTTCACCCCGGACGTCGCCCGCGCGGTGCACGACCGGCTGCGCGCCGCCGGTGGGCCGGTCCGCACCGCGGCCCACGGCGGCATGTGGGTGCTGGCCCGCTACCCGCACGTCCTCGACGCGCTGCGCGACCACGAGACGTTCTCCTCCGCCCACGGCGTGTTCTTCCCCCGGGCCACCGACCAGCCGCGGTTCGCGCCGCTGGAGTACGACCCGCCCGAGCACACCGCGTTCCGCGCGCTCATGCGCCCGGCGCTCGCGGCCTCCGCGGTCCGCGCCGTCGCACCGCGGATCGCCGGGCTCGCGGCGGACACGGTCCGGCCGCTGGTCGCCCGCGGTGGCGCCGACCTCGTCGCGGAGCTGACCACGACCCTGCCGCTGGCGGTGCTGGCCGAGACCATCGGGTTCTCCGCCCGGGCCCGCGCCGACATCCTGCAGCTCACCCGCACCACCTGGGCGACGATGGCCCGCGGCGGCGGGTTCTGGCCCGCGTTCGCCGCCCTGCTCGACGGCGAGATCGCCCGCGCACGCCGCGACGACGACGGCAGCTACCTCGCCGCCCTGGTCCGCGAGCGCGTCGACGGCCACCCCCTGCCCGACGAGGACCTCCGGGTCATGCTGGTCGCGTTCGCCATCGCCGGGCACGAGACGACGATGAACACCGCCGGGCACCTGCTGCTGCGCCTGGCCCGCGACCACGACCTGCACGCCCGGCTCGCCGCGGACCCGGCGCTGCGCGGGGCCGCCGTCGACGAGACGCTGCGCCTGGACACCCCGGTCGACCACGGCAGCCGGGTCACCACCCGCGCCGTCGACGTGGCCGGGGTCGAGCTGCCCGCCGGGGCGCGGGTGGTGCTCGCCGTCGGCGCCGCCAACCGCGACCCCGACCGGTTCATCGAGCCCGACCGGTTCCGGCTCGACCGCGGCGCGGCGGCGCACCTGTCGCTCGGCCAGGGCATCCACTACTGCCTGGGCGCCCAGCTGGGCCGCCGCCAGCTCGTCGCCGTCCTCGACGAGATCGTCGCGGCCCCGCCGATGACGCTCACCGGGCCGGTCGACCGGTTCTACGCCAACGGCCGCCACCTCAACCTGGGCGCGCTGCCCGTCCGCTTCGGGGCGGCGTGA